One window from the genome of Bacillus weihaiensis encodes:
- the flgK gene encoding flagellar hook-associated protein FlgK: MTSTFFGLEIAKRGMFTQQSALSTTAHNIANANTPGYTRQRVNFVQTEAYPPVSKNSPVIPGQLGTGVEAGTVERVRESFLDVQYRNENNKVGYWENRANALEKMEEIMNEPSDTGLSVTIDRFWQSLQDLAINPTNAGARSVVRERGIALAETFNYLSTSLTSIQGDLKNELNVSVKEINSLANQINNINKQISQVEPHGYLPNDLYDERDRLIDQLSSLANIKVSNTSSGGNPLAVAEGLSTIQLVDDSGNVLGTLVDGQTKSVNEFKVGYNATNGLVENVSLGAASIEIMNFNNTGKISSLIDSFGYTYDNAGTQIEQGLYPEMLAKLDTMAFEFAKQFNTIHQEGWSVEDYNSGTKTPEDFFSFGGSSLTDAKGASSLIQVSDAIRSSTDHIAAAMPGADGTVAIGDSSNAIRLSEVKNGTFLIGGETTTIQNYYEGIIGGMAVDTQEAERLTTNSQTLRDSVDTRRQSVSAVSLDEEMTNMIQFQHAYNASARMITMQDEILDRIINGMGISGR, encoded by the coding sequence ATGACATCAACGTTTTTTGGTTTAGAAATAGCGAAGCGCGGAATGTTCACGCAACAAAGCGCGCTATCAACAACAGCCCATAATATAGCAAACGCGAATACACCAGGATACACACGTCAGCGTGTTAACTTTGTTCAAACAGAAGCCTATCCACCTGTTTCAAAAAATAGCCCCGTTATTCCTGGTCAATTAGGTACTGGAGTAGAGGCTGGAACGGTTGAACGAGTGAGAGAGAGCTTCCTAGATGTTCAATATCGAAATGAAAATAATAAAGTAGGCTATTGGGAGAATCGTGCAAATGCTCTTGAAAAGATGGAAGAAATCATGAACGAGCCTTCTGACACGGGACTTTCCGTGACAATCGATCGTTTTTGGCAGTCATTACAGGATCTGGCAATCAACCCAACAAACGCAGGAGCTCGTTCTGTTGTTCGTGAACGAGGAATTGCGTTAGCAGAAACCTTTAACTACCTATCTACTTCTCTTACATCTATTCAAGGTGACCTGAAGAATGAATTAAATGTATCTGTGAAAGAAATTAATTCACTAGCAAACCAAATCAATAATATTAATAAACAAATCTCTCAGGTAGAGCCTCATGGCTACTTACCAAACGATTTATATGATGAACGTGACCGATTAATCGATCAGCTTTCTTCTTTAGCAAACATCAAAGTGTCAAATACCTCTTCTGGAGGAAATCCACTAGCGGTGGCAGAAGGCTTATCAACTATCCAGTTAGTCGATGACTCTGGAAATGTACTAGGAACACTTGTAGATGGACAAACAAAATCAGTTAATGAATTCAAAGTAGGTTATAACGCGACGAATGGCTTAGTTGAAAATGTCTCACTTGGTGCAGCATCAATTGAGATTATGAATTTTAACAATACTGGGAAGATTAGTAGTTTAATTGATTCATTCGGCTATACGTATGATAATGCTGGAACTCAGATTGAGCAGGGCTTATATCCTGAAATGCTTGCAAAGCTTGATACAATGGCGTTTGAGTTTGCGAAGCAATTTAATACCATTCATCAAGAGGGCTGGAGTGTTGAGGATTATAATTCAGGAACGAAAACACCTGAGGACTTCTTTTCATTTGGTGGGTCATCATTAACAGATGCAAAAGGAGCTTCATCGCTTATCCAAGTATCCGATGCAATTAGATCGTCAACTGATCATATTGCTGCTGCAATGCCTGGTGCAGACGGAACCGTTGCAATCGGAGATAGCTCTAATGCAATTCGATTATCAGAAGTGAAAAATGGAACCTTCCTAATCGGTGGCGAAACAACAACAATCCAAAACTACTATGAAGGTATTATCGGTGGAATGGCCGTTGACACTCAGGAAGCGGAGCGCTTAACAACCAATAGCCAAACACTAAGAGATTCAGTCGATACTCGCAGGCAATCAGTCAGTGCTGTTTCCCTAGACGAAGAAATGACAAATATGATTCAATTCCAGCATGCCTACAACGCATCAGCTCGAATGATCACGATGCAGGACGAGATCCTTGATCGTATCATCAACGGCATGGGGATATCAGGAAGGTAG
- the flgM gene encoding flagellar biosynthesis anti-sigma factor FlgM, producing the protein MKINNMGSMGINPYKRNAEKNAQASLPSQGKEDKVEISSKAIDLQQTNEVVKARQEKVQAIKTQVENGTYTIDPKAIAKGLLQFYQK; encoded by the coding sequence ATGAAGATAAATAACATGGGTTCAATGGGGATTAACCCATATAAGCGTAACGCAGAAAAAAATGCTCAAGCTTCGTTACCTTCCCAAGGTAAAGAGGATAAAGTAGAGATTTCCTCAAAAGCGATTGATCTTCAGCAAACAAATGAGGTTGTAAAGGCGAGACAGGAAAAGGTTCAAGCCATTAAAACACAGGTTGAAAATGGTACGTATACAATTGATCCAAAAGCAATTGCAAAGGGATTACTTCAATTCTATCAAAAATGA
- the flgL gene encoding flagellar hook-associated protein FlgL, giving the protein MRVTQSMLAANSLKNLSKSYSNMGKYQDQLATGKKINRPSDDPVVAIKGMFYRTNLTEVEQYKRNLNEGYQWMESSEQGIEHATQVTQRIRELLVQGNNGSNSTEDLKAIAVEIGQLKEDLAGVANTQVAGRYIFNGTKTDSKPVTINGDGTISVAMNTEAFNVEVSKGVQLKVNINPTNVFGQEFFNTLQSIEDSLNSGNMTNGDELLSKLDGHFDVMSAERSEIGARYNRLEMIDARIQDQEIIANRILSENEDADLERVITDLTIQESIHRASLAVGSKVIQPTLIDFLR; this is encoded by the coding sequence ATGCGCGTAACGCAAAGTATGCTAGCAGCTAATTCACTAAAAAACTTAAGTAAAAGCTACTCCAATATGGGCAAATACCAAGACCAACTAGCAACAGGCAAAAAAATCAATCGACCTTCTGATGACCCAGTTGTTGCGATTAAAGGAATGTTCTATCGTACGAATTTAACTGAAGTTGAACAATATAAGCGTAACTTAAATGAAGGGTATCAGTGGATGGAAAGCTCGGAGCAGGGGATTGAGCATGCGACGCAGGTGACTCAAAGAATTCGTGAGCTTTTGGTACAAGGAAATAATGGTTCGAATAGTACCGAGGATTTAAAGGCGATTGCCGTTGAGATTGGTCAATTGAAAGAGGATTTAGCAGGTGTTGCTAATACTCAGGTGGCCGGAAGATATATCTTTAATGGGACAAAAACAGATAGTAAACCTGTGACGATAAATGGTGATGGAACAATTTCGGTTGCGATGAATACAGAAGCATTCAATGTAGAGGTATCAAAAGGGGTTCAATTAAAGGTTAATATAAATCCTACCAATGTTTTTGGACAAGAATTTTTTAATACATTACAATCGATTGAGGATTCCCTAAACTCAGGGAATATGACAAATGGTGATGAGCTTCTAAGTAAGCTTGATGGTCATTTTGATGTGATGTCCGCAGAACGCTCTGAAATTGGCGCAAGATACAACCGCTTAGAAATGATAGATGCCCGTATTCAAGATCAAGAAATTATTGCGAACCGAATTCTTTCTGAAAATGAGGATGCTGACTTAGAAAGAGTCATTACAGATCTTACGATTCAAGAAAGTATTCATAGAGCTTCTTTAGCGGTTGGATCGAAGGTTATTCAACCAACTCTCATTGATTTTCTAAGATAA
- a CDS encoding DUF6470 family protein, which produces MNVPQIRMQSISAQISIHTNKAEQSIQQPKAELSIEQPKATLHIETTPSRLTIDQTEAWADMDLKHVSRRIQEAVEKGKQDILEGISRRVQEGEQLKRIENGGNPISEISRSRSGKPPQPINIRFIPSTGSVKIQYEPAKVNIEVQENKPKIEVDINKPIIDFTPGTVEVELERYNDLQIDFVEGKKGIE; this is translated from the coding sequence ATGAATGTCCCGCAAATACGAATGCAAAGTATATCTGCGCAAATTAGTATTCATACTAATAAGGCAGAGCAATCAATCCAGCAACCAAAGGCAGAGTTATCTATTGAGCAGCCGAAAGCAACGTTACATATTGAGACAACCCCTTCCCGCTTAACAATTGATCAAACAGAAGCATGGGCAGATATGGATTTAAAGCATGTATCAAGACGCATACAGGAAGCAGTAGAAAAAGGGAAGCAGGATATTCTAGAAGGAATATCTAGAAGAGTTCAAGAGGGGGAACAATTAAAAAGAATTGAAAATGGAGGGAATCCGATTTCAGAAATCTCTCGAAGTAGAAGTGGGAAGCCACCACAGCCCATTAATATTCGATTTATTCCTTCCACAGGAAGCGTGAAAATTCAATATGAGCCTGCGAAGGTGAATATTGAGGTGCAAGAGAATAAGCCAAAGATTGAAGTTGACATTAATAAACCGATTATTGACTTTACACCAGGTACAGTTGAGGTAGAATTGGAGCGCTACAATGACTTGCAAATTGACTTTGTAGAAGGAAAGAAGGGAATAGAATAG
- the csrA gene encoding carbon storage regulator CsrA, whose protein sequence is MLVLTRKLNESIQIGENIEITVLSVKGDQIKLGIKAPQDIEVHRKEVYMSIQESNNEAASILPNIIDILKNTSKNLK, encoded by the coding sequence ATGCTTGTTCTAACAAGAAAATTAAACGAATCGATTCAAATTGGCGAAAATATTGAAATTACAGTGCTATCGGTGAAGGGGGATCAAATTAAGCTTGGAATTAAGGCTCCACAAGATATTGAGGTTCACCGAAAAGAGGTTTATATGTCTATTCAAGAGTCCAACAATGAAGCAGCTTCTATCCTCCCCAATATCATCGACATCTTAAAGAACACATCGAAAAACCTTAAGTAA
- the fliW gene encoding flagellar assembly protein FliW: MKIETKYHGEITLEETSIMHFQNGLPGFIEEKKFVLLPLDSESPFMILQSIVTKDLGFILVNPFQFFHSYEFELSAVDKELLEIKEEKDVAVWTILTVKDPFVESTANLQAPVIFNIRNNVGKQVILNHTMYQTREKLFPEKIEK, from the coding sequence ATGAAAATTGAAACAAAATATCATGGAGAGATTACGTTAGAAGAAACATCCATTATGCACTTTCAGAATGGGCTTCCAGGTTTTATAGAAGAAAAGAAATTTGTCCTTCTTCCATTAGATAGTGAATCTCCATTTATGATTTTACAGTCGATTGTAACGAAAGATTTAGGATTTATATTAGTCAATCCATTTCAATTCTTCCATAGCTATGAGTTTGAGCTTTCAGCAGTAGATAAAGAGCTATTAGAGATAAAGGAAGAAAAGGATGTCGCTGTTTGGACTATTTTAACAGTAAAGGATCCATTTGTAGAATCAACAGCAAATCTACAAGCGCCCGTTATTTTTAACATTCGAAACAATGTCGGAAAACAAGTTATCTTAAATCATACGATGTATCAAACGAGGGAAAAACTGTTTCCTGAAAAAATAGAGAAATAG
- a CDS encoding flagellar protein FlgN encodes MVAENLIHTLEKLLQLHQNLYQVALQKTDYLKENNVDKLKELLKKEQMFVQAIKQVEAERIQYTVEFLGTEDEVSLSACIDKAEGDNKQKLEEIAREFASIMDKLKAVNQLNRDLTNQALQFVSLSLDMLMPQQSISNYQRPDGKVSQAGDLKNRQSIFDSQA; translated from the coding sequence ATGGTAGCAGAAAATTTAATTCACACGTTAGAAAAGCTTTTACAGCTCCATCAAAATCTCTATCAAGTAGCCCTTCAAAAAACTGATTATTTGAAAGAGAACAACGTCGATAAGCTGAAAGAGCTGTTAAAAAAAGAGCAAATGTTTGTTCAAGCCATCAAACAAGTAGAAGCGGAACGAATTCAATATACAGTCGAATTTCTTGGAACTGAAGATGAGGTTAGCCTATCTGCTTGTATTGATAAGGCAGAAGGTGACAATAAACAAAAACTTGAAGAAATTGCACGTGAGTTTGCGAGCATAATGGACAAGCTAAAGGCCGTTAATCAATTGAATCGAGACTTAACAAATCAGGCACTTCAATTTGTTTCTCTATCGCTAGACATGCTTATGCCACAGCAATCGATCTCTAACTATCAACGTCCGGACGGTAAGGTTTCACAAGCAGGAGACTTAAAAAATAGACAATCTATCTTTGATTCACAAGCATAA